AAAATGCTACTTATCATTATAcatgttttgaatttatataaactagttactctgcacacgTGATGCatgtgtgtacaatcttttttatcattatcgatggactaaagtaaaatttgacaaattatggagggactaaattgatatttgaactgttgaataaaaaaaataaaaataaaagtgtgtgttgaaattttttttaaaaaaataaaagtgtaatattagtattatataagggtaaatttggaaaaaaagttGGTTTCCTTCGTAGTGGTTACTATCATATcttcaattttaataaaatagaatagatagaATAGATATATGATAAGTTGtttgtaattttaataataGCTTGCAAAAAAGTCAGTCacgttaaaaatcattaaaaaaataaaatagtaatttatttctgtttttttaatcataacaTAGTTTTTAAATCCCAAATAAATGttcgtttatttatttttaaaaaatggaagaaagaaaaaaaaaagacacacacatatatatatagacatacCAGTGGGCCAATGGCAACAAACTTTCGAGTAGGAAAATTCTCGAGCAAGCTAATGTTGGGGTCGAATTGTAATTTGAAGTAATTTATATCGACCGCCGCGCCATGGAGCATCGTCACCACCCTTCCCATTCTCTGTAACAAATTTTCAGGGGGGAAAAAGAGTTTACTCTGGGCTCGAGGTTTCCACCTCTAGATTTTCTGCGAATGGCTCGAAACAAGGTAATATTctcttgatttatttataaattttctaaCTGGACATAGAATTGATTTTCATCGTTCGAGCTAATGATTTCAACTGTATCCTAATCATAATGTGTTGACTTCATTTTGTATTTGGTACTTTTTATATTTGCGCTTCAAGAATTGATTTGGGTTCCTTGAAATGAATGCGTCATAATACTTTAGAGAGTGATTATCAGCATACATCATATACTTGCCCGAACATGCCTAGTACTCATGGTGAACTACGAGGGTGGTAAGTGATGAGCAGGGCAAGATGTTATGTTCCCCTCTTAAGAAAAaaagatttaatattttatttttagtttctCTAAATCACAAGCTTCAGCCCCTAAAACACAAAATATTGGGGTCCTCCCAGGCTGATAATGCTGAAAGAATATcgtcaaaaattattttttcatttaacaGGAAGGTCTAGTTTTGGTGCTTGATGTTGGTCCCTCAATGCACTCTATGCTGCCGGAGATGGAAAAGGTTTGCTCCATGCTCATACAAAAGAAGGTACACAAATTTATCTGAACTGAAGAATTTAATGTCGCATTTGCTGACTGTTCAAATAATCTTCTTTTCATCCATGCAGCTTATTTTCAACAAGTATGATGAAGTGGGAGTTGTCGTGTTTGGAACTGCAGGTTTTTGAGTATTTGAGAACTAGTGCAGTATGTGTGAATAGTGAAGACTGTATTTTTGTGGAAACACATTTATTTTTTCTCCAGAAATTGTATTGGTTATGCTTGTGTGTTAATTGCTCATGAACTCATGAGTTATTTTATGATGGGGATATCAAAAAATTCTGCCTACGGCATGAAGTTCAGATGACATGagaacatttttatcagttcatcatttttttattttgattcaaTCCTTGTTCTATTATCTCAAAATGATGCGttcttttgattatttttctGTTCGATTCATTTagtgaaattatttatttcatggaTGGAAATTTCAGATTCTAAAAATGACCTGACAGAAGAAGTGGGTGGATATGAAAATGTGATGGTTCTGCAAGGCATGAAGGTCGTTGATGGAGATTTTGTAGCAACTTTACAACATCTCCCTAGAGGAACTGTACATGGTGATTGTATCCGGTTTTTGCTTTTGATTTATGGTGTAGCAATCTATGCTTGGTTTCGGAGTAATAGTTATCATTGTGTTTTCTTTGTCATTCATCTGTTTGGTTCACGTGAGTTTTCCTGAAAATTGGTTGGTCCTTCATTCagatttcaaaattctttcttAAGTTAGTGCTTGAGAATAATTCAGTGGTTGTCAGAATAAATGTTAATATGTATTTCATTTTTTGAACAATTTATTCTTTAACATTTCTGATAGTTCTTGATGCACTTGTTGTTGGAATGGATATGTTAATTAAGAAGTATGGACCAACGAACAAGGGAAAGAAACGTATATGTCTCATAACAGACACATGTTCTCCTATCAAAGATCCATACGAGGGAACAAAGAAGGATCAAGTCAACACGGTTGTCGCACAGATGGTGGCACATGGCATGAAGATGGACTGCATAGTCGTTAGGGTAAAAAGAGAGTGGAATGTAGATGAGAAGATTGTGGAAGAGAATGATTctctattaaatatatttacaaataattCTTCCTCAAGGAAAGTGTGTGTGGAGAGTCCAACTTCATTATTAGGTGCTCTAAGAACTCGTAATATTTCTCCTGTTACTATATATCGAGGTGATTTTGAGCTGAGCTCTACAATGAAAATCAAGGTGAGACCAGCGGATGGGTGCTCAAAATTTCGTTTGTTGTTTTACCGATTTATTTTCCTTGTGAGGATGTACGTTGTGATTTTCCATTTCCCTTGCTTATTCACTTGGCATAAGATGGTCATCCTGGAAAAAAAACgtcgtttattttttttaatgagctAGTAAATTTCTTTTATGATTTCTTGCTAGTTTTGCATAGATATTTTTGCGCAATCAGGCAAGTACTTTACTGTTTCAAGAGAATTTTTCAGAATCTTGTTTCAAGATTCGATGTTATGGATGTATCATTTACAAATGATAAGACGGGTCGTAGAAATTGTAACTGATGGTGATTTCTCTTAGCTTTTGATGACCATTCCATCTAATGCTTTAAGATGTTATGGATTTTTTTATCTAGATGTTGTCGGTTTAGAAATGATTATATGGTTTGCAGTACTTGTATGTGATTATGTGTGATATCTGATAGCTTTTGATGACCACTGATAACTTTAAGATGCTAAGGAGGAAATATGTTACATATGTTGTGCTATAAGGTTTCGGTCTTCAGAACACATTCCTTTTTTGCGGATATTCTTTCATTTGAATTCAATACTTGTGCCTTTCCCTCGTGTTTCTTTTGTCATATCTGATGACCTACTACAGGTTTAAGTTATCAATGAGTAGAGGAGCTAACAGCTAATGTTTCAATTTCTTTAACATATAGCTTTTCTTGGACATGTTAATCAGGGACTTATGGTTGCATAATTTCCTCCAATTTCGATACGCTGTTTTATGCATTTGTAtaggatttttaattgttctcTGCTACAAACATGTTTTAGATTTGTGAACATTGACATTATTAACCCATCAAAACAATAATCCTTATGCTTTCTTTTGATTTAGGTATGGGTCTACAAGAAAACATCAGAAGAGAAATTTCCCTCATTAAAAAAGTATTCTGATAAAGCACCTCTGACAGATAAATTTGCCACACATGAAATTAAGGTTGATTATGAATACAAAAGTGTTGCAGAACCTGATAGAGTTGTGCCACCTGAACAAAGGATCAAAGGTTACCGCTATGGTCCGCAAGTAGTTCCAATATCATCTGCTGAGTGGGAGGCCGTAAAGTTCAAACCTGAGAAAGGCGTGAAGCTTCTTGGTTTTACCGACAATGCAAATATAATGCGGTAAATTTAAATCGCTCCTTGTTAACCCCAAATGATTTATGTGAGTTAATTGCTATATTGATGTTGAAGAgatatttttttcccaattttttGTCTCCATCAATACATACTGATAGACACTATTATATGAGAGATGTCAACATCTTCATTGCTGAACCTGGAAATACAAGTGCCATCCTTGCAGTTTCTGCACTAGCTAGATCAATGCAGGAAATGAATAAAGTCGCCATTATCCGCTGTGTTTGGAGACAAGGGCAGACAAATGTTGTTGTTGGGGTGCTAACGCCAAATGTATCCGAGAAAACTAATATTGTAAGTCATCAGGAAACATTCTGACTGTAGTTCGACATTTCGATTGTTGTACCATATAGATAGTCACACTAAACTACATAGGTAACTCTTGATTCTCAACAATCCTGCACCCGACAATTGCACAACTTGCAAATAATGGGGATCTTACTTGCTACCTTGACTTATACCAAGGCTAGCCTGGTTACCACCAGCTACCAAGCCTTTGTTTTttgcttttaatttaaatttatcttaTCAATTtacttcatatttttttatttttgtgcaGCCAGATTCGTTTTACTTCAATGTTCTTCCATTTGCCGAGGATGTCAGGGAGTTCCAATTTCCATCTTTTGACAAGATGCCTCCATTGATGCAGCCAAATGACCAACAGCAAGAGGCAACTGATAAGTTTGTCCAAATGCTCGATCTTGCTCCAACTGGCAAAGGGGAAGTCTTGCAACCCAACTTCACTCCAAATCCTGTTCTGGAGGTAGTTAACAATAATGCTTCTGTTTTGTCTTGATAAGCACATCAAAGAATGTGAAAATGTTTAGGTTGATTTCATATCAATACCCTTGTTTGTGTTTCTTGGACCAACAATTGGGGCGATTGCAGAAGAGTTCTCATTGTTTGTGGAAGATAAGAATAGGTTTTATGAAGAGAGATGTCTTTGAATGTTATCGTAATTCTTCCTCTTAGAGTTCATATTTTTGGATTACTATCCCTCTTATGTTGTTCCATGAATGTTCCAGCGCTATTATCGTTGTCTCGAATTGAAATCTAAAGACCAAAATGCAAGTGTTCCTCCACTTGATGAAACCCTTAGAAAGATAACAGAACCTGATCCCGAGCTTCTTTCTCAAAACAGAGCCGTGACCAATGATTTTCGACTGTCCTTTGAACTCAAAGAGCATCCAAAGGTTacttttgcaatttttttttgtttttggtacCAGTTCCTTGACGAGTCTCAGAGATATCTGTGCTGCAGTTGAAGAAATCATCTCGAAGATTATTAACTGAAAAACCGTCTGGATCAAACAATAAAGTGGAAGGTTCTAGCGCTGATGGTCAAGCCATGGATGCTATTGAATATAAATCTGAAGTCAAGGTTGAGAAAATAGGCAATTCTAATCCCGTTCAAGATTTTGAGGCCATGGTATCTCGCAGAGATGGTCCACAATGGGTTAACCATGCAATTCAGAATATGAAACATAAGATTTTTGATTTAGTCGAGAATTCTTTTGAAGGAGATGCTTATCAGACAGCACTCGAATGCTTGGTTTCACTGCGTAGGGGTTGCATTCTTGAGCAGGTATGATTCCCCATCTCCGGGTTGGATATGTTTCTTGGTTTTACATATTCTTAAATAGTTTGCGAGAACTGGCGAAGATTTGTTGAATGTGATACCATGTCAAGAATCTTTGAAAATTTAGGAGCCAAAACAGTTCAACGACTTCTTCCGCCATCTCCACAAATTCTGCCTGGAGAGGGACCTCAAAAGCTTCACTGAATTGTTGGCAGTCCATGAAGTAGTTCTAATAAGCAACACTGAAGCAGCTGAGAGGTCTAAACTCATCATTGTTTTCTGTTTGTTTCTTTAATTGTAACTCGTGCTTTCATCCTTTTGAGTGAAAGGTGATGAAAGCCCAACCAAAAGGTCGCCTGCTAATCTGGTTATTTTTGTTCATTCTTCAGTGATGTTTCAGAGAGTGAAGCTAGAAGCTTGATGGTTAAAAATGAGCCAAAAACTGAGCAAGGCATCTGAGGCAATAATTTTAATAGATGTACTGGGAATGTGTCTTTGCTTTGGCCATATTTTGAATGAGTAGCAAGAATTGTGCCTCGCACGTTGATTTAATATTACATTACAAGTTATGAGAACTAATTAATGATACAATGTTATGTTCTACATGTAGTATATTATTTCAAACTTAGGTATATAAATAATGGTGAATAGACTAATGTCCTTGAAAGCAGGCTACACATGAAATGTgaaaaaatgtttataaatataCTAATAAAAGATGCCTTCTATTAAAAATACAAAGGAAATCCAATTAAATTTATGATTGTGATTGCCGCGCTACCTTCGGTTACAAGtactgataaaataaaaataaaatgaagccttgcatatttatttaaaaaccaaCAGAATGACCATTTTCTCTCTATATCATATACAAAAGTACAACTTTTACTATAATTTCCGATCAAAGAATACAAAAACTAATTACTGTTAAAAACGAACTTGAAATTTATTAGACCTTTATTAATTATcgatatttgatttaatttcatatatataatatgataatacaCATATTACAACTAATATTATTAAGACTGTATAACTTTAatgtattaattaaaattttcgattaTTCAAATCCAACTTATTATTAAAGTTAATAGGAGTAAATACACTAAATTAAAGTGGAAGTTATAAGATAtgttacttttagttaaaccaatttttttcccatttatGACCAtaatgaatatttttatgtttacaTATACATCTATAACCCTTCatctattcatttttttttatatctataaTTAGAGAGCAAAGTTATTAGTTCACAATTGGAAAATTTTGCCTTGGTGATCTAAAATGAGATAGTGAGAGGcgatttttcattttgagatCTGACATATAAGATATATCTACTTATTActttaaaatctaaaatttaagaaattttgatttgaaattcGTTAAAACTTCATAAAGAACAATGTCTTGAAAGAGTATTCTACGATTATTTCCATCTATCACCTTAAAATTTAGTTGTTCACAACAAAATGTTTCAATAAAAGAAACTGACAGATGGACAATGCTTGCAGAGATTTTTCAGTGGACCTTTAGCTTCAGACCCCATTTCTTTCTTCTTCCCTGCTTTCTTCCTTATTTCTTCCATCACTTTCCAAGGGCGCCAAGAGGAGGAATCAAGGAGTAAAACAGTCAAAgaacatatattataaattatatcaaCGGACATTGACCAATTCGATATCATACAAAAGCCATGAGTTTGGTGGCACATTTTCTCCCACTCCATTACTTCCGAAACTGCACGGCAGGTATAAGAGCCTTTAAAATATGAGATGTGCACCGTAcatttgaaatgaaaatattgGTGAAAATTGGATATCTAGGCAAAGGCAGAATATCATCTATGGCTCAGAAGATTAAAAAATACCCCATAGATGGTGGGATGATGAGTCTCCTCTTATCCCCAATGCGCATACCTGAGCAGTGAGTAAATCACATGTTAAGATAAACAGATGAACAAGAAGGTTGAAGGTGAAGAAGAGATGTATAAATGAAGAGTAATGTATGAAGACTATTTTAGTTCTCAAAACAACTACCATCAATACCGATGTTCCATCCATCAATAAATTCTTCGTCACCTAAATAAAGATCAAGCAACGATGATAAGCATAAAACAAagatcatttaatttttttttcctgaaatcAGAAGAAAACAATCAGGGTAAAGGTGGTAGCGAGGCTACCTAGACGACAGCTACAAGCAGTGCCATTCATATTCGAATCGAATACTTTCCCACTCTCTTTTAACATGGGGGTGTGGAAAACTTTTACCTGATCCAAGATTCGTTGAAGCCGTAGTAAGCGATACAACAAAAAATCCATCCAACCTAAAAGACTCATCAAAAGATAGTAGTTAAAAGTTCCCCCTTGAATAAGTTG
This genomic interval from Primulina huaijiensis isolate GDHJ02 chromosome 14, ASM1229523v2, whole genome shotgun sequence contains the following:
- the LOC140958105 gene encoding peptidyl-prolyl cis-trans isomerase FKBP53-like, translating into MLKESGKVFDSNMNGTACSCRLGDEEFIDGWNIGIDGMRIGDKRRLIIPPSMGLLYLPCSFGSNGVGENVPPNSWLLYDIELVNVR
- the LOC140957548 gene encoding ATP-dependent DNA helicase 2 subunit KU80, which translates into the protein MARNKEGLVLVLDVGPSMHSMLPEMEKVCSMLIQKKLIFNKYDEVGVVVFGTADSKNDLTEEVGGYENVMVLQGMKVVDGDFVATLQHLPRGTVHGDFLDALVVGMDMLIKKYGPTNKGKKRICLITDTCSPIKDPYEGTKKDQVNTVVAQMVAHGMKMDCIVVRVKREWNVDEKIVEENDSLLNIFTNNSSSRKVCVESPTSLLGALRTRNISPVTIYRGDFELSSTMKIKVWVYKKTSEEKFPSLKKYSDKAPLTDKFATHEIKVDYEYKSVAEPDRVVPPEQRIKGYRYGPQVVPISSAEWEAVKFKPEKGVKLLGFTDNANIMRHYYMRDVNIFIAEPGNTSAILAVSALARSMQEMNKVAIIRCVWRQGQTNVVVGVLTPNVSEKTNIPDSFYFNVLPFAEDVREFQFPSFDKMPPLMQPNDQQQEATDKFVQMLDLAPTGKGEVLQPNFTPNPVLERYYRCLELKSKDQNASVPPLDETLRKITEPDPELLSQNRAVTNDFRLSFELKEHPKLKKSSRRLLTEKPSGSNNKVEGSSADGQAMDAIEYKSEVKVEKIGNSNPVQDFEAMVSRRDGPQWVNHAIQNMKHKIFDLVENSFEGDAYQTALECLVSLRRGCILEQEPKQFNDFFRHLHKFCLERDLKSFTELLAVHEVVLISNTEAAESDVSESEARSLMVKNEPKTEQGI